From Chryseobacterium sp. IHB B 17019, one genomic window encodes:
- a CDS encoding DUF2490 domain-containing protein has protein sequence MKILKTLALSIFTLGTTLSYAQKSDLGAWYMYFGNNKISKKLNWHNEIQYRNFDAGGDLEQLLIRTGVGYDLTENNNNILLGYGFILSKPYVNGEKTENIEHRIFQQYITKQKFGRFNIQHRYRLEERFLEDDFRMRFRYLLGFNIPINNKEMLPKTFYGSVYNEIFLHFDSPVFDRNRVYGALGYVINKNMRIEAGYMNQIQENKNRGQIQIGFYNNIPFTKN, from the coding sequence ATGAAAATTCTAAAAACGCTGGCTTTAAGTATTTTCACGTTGGGGACAACATTATCGTATGCCCAGAAAAGTGACCTTGGAGCCTGGTATATGTACTTTGGGAACAATAAAATCAGTAAGAAACTCAACTGGCACAATGAGATACAGTACAGGAATTTTGATGCAGGCGGAGATCTTGAGCAGCTTTTGATTCGTACGGGGGTTGGATATGATTTAACGGAAAATAATAACAATATCTTATTGGGATACGGATTTATTTTAAGCAAACCTTATGTAAATGGCGAAAAAACTGAAAATATAGAACACAGGATTTTCCAGCAGTATATCACAAAACAAAAATTCGGACGTTTTAATATTCAGCATCGTTACAGATTGGAAGAACGCTTTTTGGAAGATGATTTCAGGATGAGGTTTCGTTATTTATTAGGATTTAATATTCCGATTAATAACAAAGAAATGCTTCCAAAGACTTTTTACGGTTCTGTTTATAACGAGATCTTTCTTCATTTTGACAGTCCGGTTTTTGATAGAAACAGGGTCTATGGAGCTCTGGGATATGTTATCAATAAAAACATGAGAATCGAAGCGGGTTATATGAACCAGATTCAGGAAAATAAAAACCGGGGACAAATTCAAATCGGTTTTTATAACAATATTCCGTTTACTAAGAATTAG
- a CDS encoding DinB family protein: MENVFDAKDAQNYIDRINNLTPETQGLWGKMTVDQMLAHCNVSYEMVYEPEKHKKPGAIAKFILKTFVKSKVVGDKAYPQNGPTAPQFIVADRKDFEEERKRLIGFIQKTQQLGASAFDGKESFSFGKLKAQEWNNMFAKHLNHHLAQFGV, from the coding sequence ATGGAAAACGTTTTCGACGCTAAAGATGCTCAGAATTACATTGATAGGATAAATAACCTGACACCGGAAACTCAGGGATTATGGGGCAAAATGACGGTTGATCAGATGTTGGCGCACTGCAATGTATCTTATGAGATGGTTTATGAGCCGGAAAAACATAAAAAACCGGGTGCAATCGCAAAATTTATTTTAAAAACATTTGTGAAATCCAAAGTAGTTGGGGACAAAGCTTATCCACAGAATGGTCCTACTGCACCTCAGTTTATTGTCGCAGACAGAAAAGATTTCGAAGAAGAAAGGAAAAGACTTATTGGATTTATTCAGAAAACACAACAATTGGGAGCTTCTGCTTTTGATGGTAAAGAATCTTTTTCTTTCGGGAAACTTAAAGCTCAGGAATGGAATAATATGTTTGCAAAACACTTAAACCATCATCTGGCACAATTTGGAGTTTAA
- a CDS encoding SRPBCC family protein produces the protein MKILKWTIIVLASILIFWLVVAFFVSGDCKYEKSISINAPVEKVWQNTNTLKAMDQWSPWNDLDPNMKKDWTGTTGQTGEKVCWESKKEEAGKGCQEVKKVDQTNKRIDTEIVFLTPYKSEANAYVTVVPEGKGSKATWGFTSTIPYPFTVMKLFMNLEEAIGKDYQEGLTRLKNLSEKQ, from the coding sequence ATGAAAATTTTAAAGTGGACAATCATTGTTTTAGCATCAATCTTAATCTTTTGGCTTGTTGTAGCCTTCTTTGTTTCAGGAGATTGCAAATATGAAAAATCAATTTCTATCAATGCTCCCGTGGAAAAAGTATGGCAAAATACCAATACTTTAAAAGCGATGGATCAATGGAGCCCCTGGAATGATCTTGACCCGAATATGAAAAAAGACTGGACTGGAACCACCGGACAAACCGGAGAAAAAGTTTGTTGGGAAAGTAAAAAAGAAGAAGCGGGAAAAGGCTGCCAGGAAGTGAAAAAAGTAGACCAGACCAATAAAAGAATTGATACGGAAATTGTTTTTCTTACACCTTACAAAAGTGAAGCCAATGCTTATGTAACCGTAGTTCCGGAAGGGAAAGGCAGCAAAGCAACCTGGGGATTCACTTCAACGATTCCTTATCCTTTTACGGTAATGAAATTATTCATGAATCTGGAAGAGGCTATTGGAAAAGATTATCAGGAAGGTCTGACAAGACTGAAAAATTTATCAGAAAAGCAATAA
- a CDS encoding VOC family protein, which translates to MALVNVYLTFNGNCREAFDFYKSVFGGEYPYIGTFGEMPPMEGKETPEEDKNKIMHVSLPISKETILMGSDTGGEWASSYKQGNNFSVSINAESKEEADKLFNGLSAGGMVTMPMVDTFWGAYFGMFTDKFGINWMVNYDDPAKMQQHP; encoded by the coding sequence ATGGCATTAGTAAACGTTTATTTGACATTCAACGGAAATTGCAGAGAAGCATTTGATTTTTATAAATCGGTTTTCGGGGGTGAATATCCTTATATCGGAACTTTCGGGGAAATGCCTCCCATGGAAGGTAAAGAAACTCCTGAAGAAGACAAAAATAAAATTATGCACGTTTCTCTTCCTATTTCTAAAGAAACAATTTTGATGGGAAGTGATACCGGTGGAGAATGGGCCTCAAGTTATAAGCAGGGAAACAATTTTTCAGTTTCTATAAATGCAGAATCCAAAGAAGAAGCAGATAAGTTATTCAACGGACTTTCTGCCGGAGGAATGGTAACAATGCCTATGGTAGACACTTTTTGGGGCGCTTACTTCGGAATGTTTACAGACAAATTCGGGATCAACTGGATGGTAAACTACGACGATCCTGCAAAAATGCAACAGCATCCGTAA
- a CDS encoding alpha-2-macroglobulin family protein, with amino-acid sequence MKRFSKIFVLLLLLLNFSAVWAQKYYDEQWKKVVENTQKGAYKSNLPIILDIQQQAMKENNTLQLIRSLKAEFTIVNRTRDDEKNNPVSLFFSKLQDKEKQLKGEEKIVYKVLVNNFFIDYYNQNSWKINGRTNLNSQDVLQIETWSKLDFKNYLAKNFQELDQQKTEMGKVSLIKYKELFTNIKDISYFPTLADWYALKKVDFLSNNGLFTKNELTENRKQINSIFDDLIAQNNGNSKLYFQHEKLQENCDFNQCKDKLEQLENLLKSNTEGDYKVLIMSEMMDELIAKKKEKEALEIAGQAKNQYPKSSFIENIKNKEEQIKMSSLNITYEQQTQNNLPIHFSAQYKNLSEFTLNIYEVKEDYKSFLQYSRNSYADMFGKMKKNLVRKETYQLSDPRDYQIHRTSLEIKPLPSGIYVVEYLTNEGDNDKYQNFYFFVSNNKIIYKSKVDRDYSQNELKLVNNENGKPVANENLVFYEFVQNNTLNKTEGKTDEKGVFKFPSTSTKEYYRTYLIQQPKTHDFQIMQVYGENYDAEYNPNKETRTKAQIFTDRAIYRPGQTVYFKVINTRINKDVESVASGLKQKITLTDTNGQEVSSQSFTTNEFGSYHGSFILPKGKLNGVFYFNTDGDTQGYKDIRVEEYKRPKFEVTFEPVKDEYKYGQTIELKGKATMFSGVALSNTKVNYEIKKHNIRWKYFWWYPQQDDNENSILGEAQTNEKGEFVIRLDLKKDEKLEGIQIDNYEINASVTDINGETQSAQTQLKVASVTHYIKADEINNVFSDENIKLKVETKNYNEQNLKKSYQAKLSKLEAPNRIFRNNFKTVIQDLSKFSKEEFINKFPHDFYDKNDEIKNWKSTVISSKTEQSESLDLGKLSAGDYQLELYNIEGKDTIKTTQNFSVWDKKSLQPDQKTFLTVLEPKNEFSRGEKAKIYVYSAIPDALVNVFVQDGSGKTVSEVHKFKNGVLEYSVDIPKEKAVTTLNVQFQLVAYNDIQTKTVNLKIKNTEQPLKIETITFRDKLEPNSKEKWSVKVLGGEKEKVNAEVLANMYDMSLNQFAVNSFSWQNLYVPYSLVTSYDVRQNLLSKYYQKRIKYSNGNYVEVPNFNWFDENGLIVLQGAAAGIKIRGVRTENAAPAPMAMADQAVEEVVMVGYKTKKVSAVTAANRVDVDEEKDKSLEKVLVRQNLNETAFFYPDLKTDAEGNVNFEFTSPEALTKWKLMFLAHTKDARAATLEKEVVTQKEFSVTPNYPRFLREGDELNLQSKLSNLTDKKLNGSASLQILDAFTNEDISSKFGLSSSTQNFNLNENGNSALTWKIKVPDNVSSIILKVVAKAGNYSDGEQQAVAVLPNRMLVTDAVPVFVKEGETKTFVLDNLKNTNSTTVSNVSNTLELTTNPIWEIMFALPSLKNDQNNSADVIFNKWFADVLASEIFKANPKMKTVFEEYQSKGLLTSNLEKNQELKQLLLEETPWVLESKNEEEQMAKLALLFDANTMKNSINQDWDDFKKLQNPDGGFSWYSGYPSSYGTSLYILKNLGKINSWLKGNVNDYQSSVQKELVKKLIQYVDNEIDKYYDVKKENVWTNWALDYLDTRNYWEKEYPLKGKGATLKSLVKQKAKTAKLTDFTFFGLHRAALLMSNYGLKDVSDKLMNYLKETSTDTKTQGVYWKQNLNDWGWFSSKVVNQAGALEAFNILKPNDQKFLEDMKIWLITQKEVNSWGSSRGTAEVIFTILNSGKSWTSTESDKATIIWGGKELQPQTQATGYVKSTVKTDILDKNLSTVTVTKPGPGVIQGGLFWQYYEDLDKIKSSENYISITKELYKKIKTVNGEELQKISPETPLKVGDKVTVRMILNTDRAMEFIHIKDMRAAGFEPVDVLSGYQWKNNLGYYQSTKDASTNFYIQYMPKGKYVFEYDYVTNASGKFSNGITTMQNYYAPQMNAHTKGTNVQISE; translated from the coding sequence ATGAAAAGATTTTCCAAGATTTTTGTGCTTTTGCTTCTGTTGCTTAATTTTTCGGCTGTTTGGGCTCAGAAATATTATGATGAACAATGGAAAAAAGTAGTCGAAAATACTCAGAAAGGTGCTTATAAATCTAATCTTCCAATCATTTTAGATATACAACAACAAGCGATGAAAGAAAATAATACGTTGCAGCTTATCAGGTCTCTGAAAGCAGAATTCACCATTGTGAACCGGACTAGAGATGATGAAAAAAACAATCCTGTATCGCTGTTTTTCAGTAAACTGCAGGATAAGGAAAAGCAATTGAAAGGTGAAGAAAAAATTGTATATAAGGTTTTGGTAAATAATTTTTTTATAGATTATTACAACCAGAATTCATGGAAAATCAACGGGAGGACAAATCTGAATTCTCAGGATGTTTTGCAGATTGAGACCTGGAGCAAGCTGGATTTCAAAAATTATTTAGCGAAAAATTTTCAAGAGCTGGATCAGCAAAAAACTGAAATGGGAAAAGTTTCTTTAATCAAATACAAGGAACTTTTTACCAATATAAAGGATATTAGTTATTTTCCTACGCTGGCAGATTGGTATGCCCTTAAAAAAGTTGATTTTTTATCAAATAACGGGCTTTTTACAAAAAATGAATTAACAGAAAACAGAAAACAGATTAACAGTATTTTTGATGACTTGATTGCTCAAAATAATGGTAATTCCAAATTATATTTTCAACATGAAAAACTTCAGGAAAACTGTGATTTTAATCAATGCAAAGATAAGCTGGAGCAGCTTGAAAATCTTTTAAAATCTAATACGGAAGGCGATTACAAAGTATTGATCATGTCTGAAATGATGGATGAACTTATCGCCAAGAAAAAGGAAAAAGAAGCATTGGAAATCGCCGGCCAGGCAAAAAATCAATACCCAAAATCTTCTTTTATTGAGAATATTAAAAACAAAGAAGAGCAGATTAAAATGTCTTCTTTAAATATCACTTACGAACAACAGACTCAGAATAATCTGCCTATCCACTTTAGTGCACAATACAAAAATCTTTCGGAGTTTACTTTGAATATTTATGAAGTAAAAGAAGATTATAAATCATTTTTGCAATATTCCAGGAATTCTTACGCTGATATGTTCGGTAAAATGAAAAAGAATTTGGTAAGAAAGGAAACCTATCAGCTTTCGGATCCGCGAGATTATCAGATACACAGAACTTCATTGGAAATAAAGCCACTTCCGTCCGGAATTTATGTTGTTGAATACCTCACGAATGAAGGTGATAACGATAAATATCAGAACTTTTATTTCTTTGTTTCAAACAATAAAATTATCTATAAATCAAAAGTTGACAGAGATTATTCACAAAATGAATTGAAACTGGTGAATAATGAAAATGGAAAACCTGTTGCTAATGAAAATCTTGTGTTTTATGAATTTGTACAAAACAATACGCTCAACAAAACAGAAGGAAAAACAGATGAAAAAGGAGTTTTTAAATTTCCATCAACATCAACTAAAGAATATTACAGGACTTATTTAATTCAACAGCCTAAAACCCATGACTTCCAAATCATGCAGGTTTACGGTGAGAATTATGATGCTGAATACAACCCGAACAAAGAAACACGAACCAAAGCTCAAATCTTTACAGACAGAGCCATTTATCGTCCCGGACAAACGGTTTATTTCAAAGTAATCAATACAAGAATCAACAAAGATGTAGAATCCGTAGCCTCAGGCTTAAAACAAAAAATTACTTTGACGGATACAAACGGGCAGGAAGTTTCGTCTCAAAGCTTTACAACCAATGAATTTGGTTCTTATCACGGGAGTTTTATCCTTCCAAAAGGAAAGTTGAACGGTGTTTTTTATTTTAATACGGATGGCGATACTCAAGGCTATAAAGATATCAGGGTAGAAGAATATAAAAGACCAAAATTTGAGGTCACTTTTGAGCCTGTAAAAGATGAATATAAATATGGTCAAACCATTGAGCTGAAAGGAAAAGCTACCATGTTTTCCGGCGTTGCACTGAGCAATACCAAAGTGAATTATGAAATTAAAAAACATAATATCAGATGGAAATATTTCTGGTGGTATCCGCAGCAGGATGATAATGAAAATTCTATTTTAGGGGAAGCTCAGACAAATGAAAAAGGAGAATTTGTGATCCGTTTAGATCTTAAAAAAGATGAGAAACTGGAAGGAATCCAGATTGATAATTATGAGATTAATGCTTCCGTTACAGACATCAACGGCGAAACCCAATCAGCGCAAACTCAGTTGAAAGTGGCTTCTGTAACTCATTACATAAAAGCTGATGAAATCAACAATGTTTTTTCCGATGAAAATATAAAATTAAAGGTTGAAACTAAAAATTATAACGAACAGAATCTTAAGAAATCCTATCAGGCAAAACTTTCAAAACTGGAAGCGCCGAACAGGATTTTCAGGAATAACTTCAAAACGGTAATTCAGGATTTGTCGAAATTTTCAAAAGAAGAGTTTATCAATAAATTCCCGCATGATTTTTATGACAAAAATGATGAGATCAAAAACTGGAAATCTACAGTAATTTCATCAAAAACAGAGCAGTCTGAGAGTTTGGACTTAGGTAAGTTGTCAGCAGGTGATTACCAGCTCGAATTGTATAATATTGAAGGAAAAGACACTATAAAAACTACCCAGAATTTCAGTGTTTGGGATAAAAAATCATTACAGCCGGATCAGAAAACTTTCCTTACGGTTTTGGAGCCTAAAAATGAATTTTCAAGAGGTGAAAAAGCGAAAATATATGTTTATTCCGCAATTCCTGATGCGTTGGTGAATGTTTTCGTTCAAGACGGTTCGGGAAAAACGGTTTCAGAAGTTCATAAGTTTAAAAATGGAGTTTTGGAATACAGTGTTGATATTCCGAAGGAAAAAGCTGTCACAACTTTAAATGTTCAGTTCCAATTGGTTGCCTATAATGATATCCAGACCAAAACCGTTAATTTAAAAATTAAAAATACAGAACAGCCTTTAAAAATTGAAACCATTACTTTCAGGGATAAGCTTGAGCCTAATTCGAAAGAAAAATGGTCTGTAAAGGTTTTAGGAGGTGAAAAAGAGAAGGTAAATGCGGAGGTTTTAGCGAATATGTATGACATGTCTCTGAACCAGTTTGCGGTGAACAGTTTTAGTTGGCAAAACTTATATGTTCCATATTCATTGGTAACTTCTTATGATGTGAGACAGAATCTTTTATCTAAATATTACCAGAAAAGAATAAAATATTCTAATGGAAATTATGTTGAAGTTCCGAATTTTAACTGGTTTGATGAAAATGGACTAATCGTATTACAAGGGGCTGCAGCAGGAATCAAAATCCGTGGTGTACGTACTGAGAACGCTGCTCCTGCACCTATGGCTATGGCTGATCAGGCTGTAGAAGAAGTTGTAATGGTTGGGTATAAAACAAAAAAAGTATCAGCAGTAACAGCAGCAAATAGGGTTGATGTAGATGAAGAGAAAGATAAATCTCTAGAAAAAGTCCTTGTCCGTCAGAACCTCAACGAAACCGCATTCTTTTATCCGGACTTAAAAACTGATGCAGAAGGAAACGTAAACTTCGAATTCACTTCTCCGGAAGCTTTGACAAAATGGAAATTAATGTTCCTTGCTCACACAAAAGACGCAAGAGCAGCTACATTGGAAAAAGAAGTGGTAACGCAGAAAGAATTTTCCGTAACACCGAATTATCCGAGATTTTTAAGAGAAGGCGATGAGCTGAATCTTCAATCGAAACTATCAAATTTAACGGATAAAAAACTAAACGGTTCGGCAAGTTTACAGATATTGGATGCTTTTACCAATGAGGATATTTCTTCAAAATTTGGCTTAAGCTCAAGCACTCAGAATTTTAATTTGAATGAAAACGGAAACTCTGCATTAACATGGAAAATAAAGGTTCCTGATAATGTTTCATCCATAATTTTAAAAGTTGTTGCCAAGGCCGGAAACTATTCGGATGGTGAGCAGCAGGCGGTTGCAGTGCTTCCGAACAGAATGTTAGTGACGGATGCGGTTCCTGTTTTTGTAAAAGAAGGTGAAACAAAAACTTTTGTTTTAGATAATCTTAAAAATACCAATTCAACAACAGTTTCTAATGTTTCCAATACTTTAGAATTGACAACCAACCCGATTTGGGAGATCATGTTTGCGCTTCCAAGCCTTAAAAATGATCAGAACAATTCTGCCGATGTGATCTTTAATAAATGGTTTGCCGATGTTTTAGCTTCCGAAATTTTTAAAGCTAATCCGAAAATGAAAACTGTCTTTGAAGAATATCAAAGCAAAGGATTATTAACTTCAAATCTTGAGAAAAACCAAGAACTAAAACAATTGTTGTTGGAAGAAACACCGTGGGTTCTGGAAAGTAAAAATGAAGAAGAGCAAATGGCAAAACTAGCACTGCTATTTGACGCCAATACAATGAAAAATTCCATTAACCAGGATTGGGATGATTTCAAAAAACTGCAAAATCCGGACGGTGGATTCTCGTGGTATTCCGGCTATCCAAGCTCTTACGGCACATCTTTATACATTCTTAAAAATTTAGGAAAAATCAATTCCTGGTTGAAGGGTAATGTAAATGATTATCAAAGTTCAGTGCAAAAAGAATTGGTGAAAAAACTAATTCAGTATGTTGACAATGAAATCGACAAATATTATGATGTAAAAAAAGAAAATGTCTGGACCAACTGGGCGCTGGATTATCTTGACACCCGAAATTACTGGGAAAAAGAATATCCGTTAAAAGGAAAAGGTGCAACGTTGAAAAGTTTGGTAAAACAAAAAGCAAAAACGGCAAAACTTACCGATTTCACATTCTTCGGATTACATCGTGCAGCTTTATTGATGAGCAATTATGGTTTGAAAGATGTTTCCGATAAATTAATGAATTACTTAAAAGAAACTTCAACAGACACAAAAACCCAAGGCGTTTATTGGAAGCAGAACCTTAATGACTGGGGTTGGTTCAGTTCGAAAGTCGTGAATCAAGCGGGAGCTTTGGAAGCTTTCAACATATTAAAACCAAACGATCAGAAATTCCTTGAAGACATGAAAATCTGGCTGATAACACAAAAAGAAGTCAATTCATGGGGAAGTTCAAGAGGAACGGCGGAAGTGATTTTCACGATCCTAAACTCAGGAAAATCATGGACAAGCACTGAAAGTGACAAAGCAACGATTATCTGGGGCGGGAAAGAACTGCAGCCACAGACTCAGGCAACAGGTTATGTAAAATCTACCGTAAAAACCGATATTTTGGATAAAAATCTTTCGACGGTTACTGTTACAAAACCAGGTCCGGGAGTGATTCAGGGTGGCTTATTCTGGCAATATTATGAAGATCTTGATAAAATAAAATCTTCCGAAAATTACATATCCATCACCAAAGAATTGTACAAAAAGATCAAAACGGTGAACGGTGAAGAATTACAAAAAATATCACCTGAAACGCCATTAAAAGTTGGAGATAAAGTAACCGTAAGAATGATCCTGAACACCGACAGAGCAATGGAATTTATCCACATCAAAGACATGAGAGCCGCCGGATTCGAGCCTGTGGATGTGCTTTCCGGTTATCAGTGGAAAAATAATTTAGGATATTATCAATCCACAAAAGATGCGTCTACCAATTTCTATATCCAGTACATGCCAAAAGGAAAATATGTATTTGAATATGATTATGTGACCAACGCATCCGGAAAATTCTCAAACGGTATCACCACGATGCAGAACTATTACGCACCGCAGATGAACGCCCACACGAAAGGAACGAATGTTCAGATTTCGGAATAA
- a CDS encoding VOC family protein codes for MKLGAFSISLSVKDLQKSKDFYEKLGFSTMGGNMEHNYLIMKNGDHIIGLFQAMFDGNMLTFNPGWDQNAQNLDSFEDVRDIQKHLKEQGIALEKEADETTSGPEHIYLKDPDGNMILIDQHR; via the coding sequence ATGAAATTAGGTGCATTTTCAATCAGTTTAAGTGTAAAGGACCTTCAGAAATCAAAGGATTTTTATGAAAAATTAGGGTTCAGCACGATGGGAGGAAATATGGAGCATAATTATCTTATCATGAAAAATGGAGATCATATTATCGGTCTTTTTCAGGCGATGTTTGATGGGAATATGCTTACTTTCAATCCGGGATGGGATCAGAATGCTCAAAACCTTGATTCTTTTGAAGATGTTCGTGATATTCAGAAACATTTGAAAGAGCAAGGCATTGCGTTGGAAAAAGAAGCTGATGAAACCACTTCCGGCCCGGAACATATTTACCTTAAAGATCCGGACGGCAATATGATTCTTATCGATCAGCACAGATAA
- a CDS encoding Na+/H+ antiporter produces MIHNYVIISIAVLLSVMILVMIGQKLKVAYPIFLVIAGLLISLIPGMPHIEIEPDLVFLIFLPPILFEAAWFTSWQDFHKWRKQIFSMAFGLVFLTSIVVAYLSSSIIPGLTVAMGFLLGGVNSPPDAVAATSVLKHMKIPKKITTILEGESLINDASSLIVFKFALAAVISGQFIFGEAVKDFFSMAVGGIAVGIATGLLFGALLRIIPSNSNIDTIITLIVPYIMYVGAEHFHFSGVLAVVAGGLLMSYNSHCYLSHTSRIQSGNVWSVLIFLMNTIIFILIGLELPIVVAAMKDYTISEGIFYSIVIGGAIIGTRILYSYALLYFPRICSKELRMKVPKPDWREPFIISFAAMRGVVSLAAALSIPAFLPNGEAFPHRNIILFVTFVIILITLVGQGLLLTPILKFLKINDAGSELPEEKQEVILMRKLKETALQKLETDFSDLAEKNSLVQHQKHKLENEMMMMADKAQCMASTGDYVTAMNENKDVMRQIIQAQRNELHRMKREKIFDDHVMRTIEMQLDFDEAKITGFSHA; encoded by the coding sequence ATGATTCACAATTATGTCATAATATCAATCGCGGTGTTATTGTCTGTGATGATATTGGTAATGATAGGGCAAAAGTTAAAAGTTGCATATCCCATTTTCCTGGTGATTGCAGGGCTTTTAATAAGTTTGATCCCCGGAATGCCACATATTGAAATAGAGCCGGACCTTGTTTTTCTGATCTTTCTTCCCCCGATTTTATTTGAAGCAGCCTGGTTCACTTCATGGCAGGATTTTCATAAATGGAGAAAGCAGATCTTTTCGATGGCTTTCGGATTGGTTTTTTTAACTTCAATTGTCGTAGCTTATCTGTCTTCATCCATTATTCCGGGGTTAACGGTTGCAATGGGATTCTTGCTGGGTGGAGTCAACTCTCCGCCGGATGCCGTTGCGGCAACTTCAGTATTGAAGCACATGAAAATTCCTAAAAAAATCACAACCATTCTGGAAGGAGAAAGCCTGATTAATGATGCATCGAGTTTAATTGTATTTAAATTTGCCTTAGCCGCGGTGATTTCCGGACAATTCATTTTTGGGGAAGCGGTGAAAGACTTTTTCTCAATGGCCGTGGGAGGAATTGCGGTAGGAATTGCAACAGGACTTTTGTTTGGAGCTTTATTGAGGATCATCCCGTCCAATTCAAATATTGACACAATTATCACGCTTATCGTTCCTTACATCATGTATGTCGGAGCGGAACATTTTCACTTTTCCGGTGTATTGGCGGTGGTTGCGGGAGGTTTGCTGATGTCTTATAATTCACATTGCTATTTAAGCCATACTTCAAGAATTCAATCCGGAAACGTCTGGAGTGTCTTGATTTTTTTAATGAATACAATTATTTTCATTTTAATAGGATTAGAATTACCGATTGTTGTTGCAGCAATGAAAGACTATACCATTTCCGAAGGTATTTTTTACAGTATCGTAATTGGAGGTGCCATTATTGGGACAAGAATTCTGTATAGCTATGCCTTGCTCTATTTCCCTAGAATCTGCTCCAAAGAATTAAGAATGAAAGTTCCAAAACCGGATTGGCGGGAACCATTCATTATTAGTTTTGCAGCAATGAGAGGGGTAGTTTCCTTGGCTGCAGCGTTGTCAATTCCTGCTTTTTTACCAAACGGCGAAGCATTTCCCCACCGAAATATCATTTTATTCGTAACTTTCGTTATCATATTAATCACTTTGGTTGGTCAGGGTTTATTATTAACACCAATTTTAAAGTTTTTAAAAATAAATGATGCAGGAAGTGAGCTTCCAGAAGAAAAACAGGAAGTAATTTTAATGAGAAAATTAAAAGAAACAGCCTTACAGAAGTTAGAAACTGATTTTTCAGATTTAGCAGAAAAAAACAGTCTTGTTCAACATCAGAAACATAAGCTGGAAAATGAAATGATGATGATGGCTGATAAGGCACAATGTATGGCTTCTACAGGCGATTATGTAACGGCAATGAATGAAAATAAAGATGTGATGAGGCAGATTATCCAGGCCCAAAGAAATGAGCTGCACCGCATGAAACGAGAGAAAATTTTCGACGATCATGTGATGAGAACGATCGAAATGCAGCTGGACTTTGATGAAGCAAAAATCACAGGTTTCTCGCACGCATAG
- a CDS encoding bestrophin family protein: MHSGKKFGAVEFIIWTRRSIYCLAVLSAIPTILYYCGWQFLSFPWQPIAIMGTAVAFIVGFKNNASYSRLWEARQIYGAIINDSRSFGYILRDSISAKNPEKVKEMFLRHYAWLTALRFQLREPRAWENMTTAQFDEYARKYDIPEKLSKLEDELKNYLPETERQYILSKKNRATQLMASQSKVLSELYGNGEINDFQWTQINQQLVKFTDNQGKAERIKNFPYPRNFSSITTYLLLLFIFFVPFGLLKEFDKLGEGTIVEGISLWFNIPFSLLVTWCFYTLDSVGEASVNPFEGSPNDVPITQISRTIEIDMRDMLDEADLPPAITAKNNIVL; encoded by the coding sequence ATGCACTCAGGGAAAAAATTTGGAGCAGTAGAATTCATAATCTGGACAAGGAGAAGTATCTACTGTCTGGCGGTTTTATCAGCAATTCCCACGATTTTATACTATTGTGGATGGCAGTTTCTTTCCTTTCCGTGGCAGCCGATTGCGATCATGGGAACGGCAGTTGCTTTCATTGTCGGATTCAAAAATAATGCGAGCTACAGCAGACTTTGGGAAGCGAGACAGATTTATGGAGCAATTATTAATGACAGCCGGAGTTTCGGGTATATTCTCAGGGATTCGATTTCTGCAAAAAATCCTGAAAAGGTAAAAGAAATGTTTCTAAGACATTACGCCTGGCTGACGGCGCTTCGTTTTCAGCTTCGTGAGCCAAGAGCCTGGGAAAATATGACCACAGCTCAGTTTGATGAGTATGCGAGAAAATATGATATTCCGGAAAAACTTTCAAAGCTTGAAGATGAATTGAAAAATTATCTTCCTGAAACAGAGCGTCAATACATTTTAAGCAAAAAAAATAGGGCGACTCAATTAATGGCCAGCCAAAGCAAAGTCTTGTCTGAACTTTACGGTAATGGAGAAATCAATGATTTTCAGTGGACGCAGATCAACCAGCAGTTAGTAAAATTTACAGATAATCAGGGAAAAGCCGAAAGAATTAAAAACTTTCCTTATCCAAGAAATTTTTCTTCAATTACGACTTATCTGTTGTTATTATTCATCTTTTTTGTGCCTTTTGGTTTATTAAAAGAATTTGACAAATTAGGAGAGGGAACTATTGTAGAAGGTATTTCTTTATGGTTCAATATTCCGTTTTCTTTGCTGGTGACCTGGTGCTTTTATACCTTGGATAGCGTAGGGGAGGCCTCTGTAAACCCTTTTGAAGGCAGCCCGAATGATGTTCCGATCACACAAATCAGCCGAACTATTGAAATTGATATGCGAGATATGCTGGATGAAGCTGATCTTCCGCCGGCAATTACCGCAAAAAATAATATTGTTCTTTAA